One genomic segment of Coffea arabica cultivar ET-39 chromosome 6e, Coffea Arabica ET-39 HiFi, whole genome shotgun sequence includes these proteins:
- the LOC113694556 gene encoding peroxisome biogenesis protein 2-like isoform X1, with protein MERQQTLASSSSSSSSSPPAEDAWVDSYLKLLPQWQSLTSSNQPVIPIAISRVNQVDAGRLDIEMSAMLKEQMVKVFSLMKPGMLFQYEPELDAFLQFLIWRFSIWVDKPTPGNGLMNLRYRDERAIEARGKVRTGLEGPGLTVSQKLWYCVATVGGQYLWARLQSFSAFRRWGDSDQRSLARRGWFLLQRVEGLYRAASFVNVLVFLYSGRYRSLIERLLRARLVYGSPNMNRAVSFEYMNRQLVWNEFSEMLLLLLPLLNSSSMKSFLRPFSKDKSSSSAGDENLCPICQANPSIPFLALPCQHRYCYYCLRTRCSAAPSFRCSRCNEPVVAMQRHGVPVDNLAQKQ; from the exons ATGGAGAGACAACAAACCCTagcttcatcatcatcttcttcgtCTTCATCTCCTCCTGCGGAAGATGCTTGGGTTGATTCCTACTTAAAATTGCTGCCTCAATGGCAATCTCTCACTTCCTCCAATCAG CCAGTTATCCCAATTGCAATATCTAGAGTTAATCAAGTAGATGCTGGTAGGCTCGACATTGAAATGTCTGCTATGTTGAAGGAACAAATGGTGAAGGTCTTTTCGCTCATGAAG CCAGGAATGTTATTTCAATATGAGCCAGAACTCGATGCTTTTCTCCAGTTTCTAATTTGGCGATTCTCTATATGGGTTGATAAGCCTACTCCAGGAAATGGTCTCATGAACCTGAGGTATAGAGATGAACGTGCAATTGAAGCAAGAGGAAAAG TCAGAACTGGTCTGGAGGGACCTGGACTTACGGTTTCTCAAAAACTTTGGTACTGTGTTGCCACGGTTGGTGGTCAGTACCTTTGGGCTCGTCTGcagtcattttctgcttttcgTAGGTGGGGGGATTCTGATCAG AGATCACTAGCTCGTCGAGGATGGTTTCTACTACAACGTGTAGAAGGATTATATAGAGCAGCATCTTTTGTCAACGTACTTGTATTTCTTTACTCAGGAAG GTATAGGAGTCTCATTGAACGACTTTTGCGAGCAAGACTTGTTTACGGCAGTCCTAATATGAACAGAGCTGTGAGCTTTGAGTATATGAATCGCCAGTTGGTGTGGAACGAATTCTCG GAAATGTTGTTATTGCTTCTTCCACTTCTTAACTCATCATCGATGAAAAGTTTTCTTCGTCCATTTTCAAAGGATAAATCCTCTAGTTCTGCTGGGGATGAAAATTTATGCCCCATCTGCCAGGCGAATCCAAGCATTCCTTTTCTTGCCCTTCCTTGTCAGCATAG GTACTGTTATTACTGTCTACGAACGCGTTGCTCTGCAGCTCCATCATTTCGGTGCTCTAGATGCAATGAACCAGTTGTTGCCATGCAACGGCATGGTGTTCCCGTTGACAATCTTGCTCAGAAACAGTAA
- the LOC113694556 gene encoding peroxisome biogenesis protein 2-like isoform X3 yields MAISHFLQSGTNGEGLFAHEGMLFQYEPELDAFLQFLIWRFSIWVDKPTPGNGLMNLRYRDERAIEARGKVRTGLEGPGLTVSQKLWYCVATVGGQYLWARLQSFSAFRRWGDSDQRSLARRGWFLLQRVEGLYRAASFVNVLVFLYSGRYRSLIERLLRARLVYGSPNMNRAVSFEYMNRQLVWNEFSEMLLLLLPLLNSSSMKSFLRPFSKDKSSSSAGDENLCPICQANPSIPFLALPCQHRYCYYCLRTRCSAAPSFRCSRCNEPVVAMQRHGVPVDNLAQKQ; encoded by the exons ATGGCAATCTCTCACTTCCTCCAATCAG GAACAAATGGTGAAGGTCTTTTCGCTCATGAAG GAATGTTATTTCAATATGAGCCAGAACTCGATGCTTTTCTCCAGTTTCTAATTTGGCGATTCTCTATATGGGTTGATAAGCCTACTCCAGGAAATGGTCTCATGAACCTGAGGTATAGAGATGAACGTGCAATTGAAGCAAGAGGAAAAG TCAGAACTGGTCTGGAGGGACCTGGACTTACGGTTTCTCAAAAACTTTGGTACTGTGTTGCCACGGTTGGTGGTCAGTACCTTTGGGCTCGTCTGcagtcattttctgcttttcgTAGGTGGGGGGATTCTGATCAG AGATCACTAGCTCGTCGAGGATGGTTTCTACTACAACGTGTAGAAGGATTATATAGAGCAGCATCTTTTGTCAACGTACTTGTATTTCTTTACTCAGGAAG GTATAGGAGTCTCATTGAACGACTTTTGCGAGCAAGACTTGTTTACGGCAGTCCTAATATGAACAGAGCTGTGAGCTTTGAGTATATGAATCGCCAGTTGGTGTGGAACGAATTCTCG GAAATGTTGTTATTGCTTCTTCCACTTCTTAACTCATCATCGATGAAAAGTTTTCTTCGTCCATTTTCAAAGGATAAATCCTCTAGTTCTGCTGGGGATGAAAATTTATGCCCCATCTGCCAGGCGAATCCAAGCATTCCTTTTCTTGCCCTTCCTTGTCAGCATAG GTACTGTTATTACTGTCTACGAACGCGTTGCTCTGCAGCTCCATCATTTCGGTGCTCTAGATGCAATGAACCAGTTGTTGCCATGCAACGGCATGGTGTTCCCGTTGACAATCTTGCTCAGAAACAGTAA
- the LOC113694556 gene encoding peroxisome biogenesis protein 2-like isoform X2: protein MERQQTLASSSSSSSSSPPAEDAWVDSYLKLLPQWQSLTSSNQEQMVKVFSLMKPGMLFQYEPELDAFLQFLIWRFSIWVDKPTPGNGLMNLRYRDERAIEARGKVRTGLEGPGLTVSQKLWYCVATVGGQYLWARLQSFSAFRRWGDSDQRSLARRGWFLLQRVEGLYRAASFVNVLVFLYSGRYRSLIERLLRARLVYGSPNMNRAVSFEYMNRQLVWNEFSEMLLLLLPLLNSSSMKSFLRPFSKDKSSSSAGDENLCPICQANPSIPFLALPCQHRYCYYCLRTRCSAAPSFRCSRCNEPVVAMQRHGVPVDNLAQKQ from the exons ATGGAGAGACAACAAACCCTagcttcatcatcatcttcttcgtCTTCATCTCCTCCTGCGGAAGATGCTTGGGTTGATTCCTACTTAAAATTGCTGCCTCAATGGCAATCTCTCACTTCCTCCAATCAG GAACAAATGGTGAAGGTCTTTTCGCTCATGAAG CCAGGAATGTTATTTCAATATGAGCCAGAACTCGATGCTTTTCTCCAGTTTCTAATTTGGCGATTCTCTATATGGGTTGATAAGCCTACTCCAGGAAATGGTCTCATGAACCTGAGGTATAGAGATGAACGTGCAATTGAAGCAAGAGGAAAAG TCAGAACTGGTCTGGAGGGACCTGGACTTACGGTTTCTCAAAAACTTTGGTACTGTGTTGCCACGGTTGGTGGTCAGTACCTTTGGGCTCGTCTGcagtcattttctgcttttcgTAGGTGGGGGGATTCTGATCAG AGATCACTAGCTCGTCGAGGATGGTTTCTACTACAACGTGTAGAAGGATTATATAGAGCAGCATCTTTTGTCAACGTACTTGTATTTCTTTACTCAGGAAG GTATAGGAGTCTCATTGAACGACTTTTGCGAGCAAGACTTGTTTACGGCAGTCCTAATATGAACAGAGCTGTGAGCTTTGAGTATATGAATCGCCAGTTGGTGTGGAACGAATTCTCG GAAATGTTGTTATTGCTTCTTCCACTTCTTAACTCATCATCGATGAAAAGTTTTCTTCGTCCATTTTCAAAGGATAAATCCTCTAGTTCTGCTGGGGATGAAAATTTATGCCCCATCTGCCAGGCGAATCCAAGCATTCCTTTTCTTGCCCTTCCTTGTCAGCATAG GTACTGTTATTACTGTCTACGAACGCGTTGCTCTGCAGCTCCATCATTTCGGTGCTCTAGATGCAATGAACCAGTTGTTGCCATGCAACGGCATGGTGTTCCCGTTGACAATCTTGCTCAGAAACAGTAA